A region from the Pseudomonadota bacterium genome encodes:
- a CDS encoding RNA-binding protein — MKLFIGNIAYASSEESLNAFFEEFGPLRSVKIATDRETGRSRGFGFIEIDDDAQARAAMEARNGATLDGKQLVVNEARPREDRPRSDRGGSGGGYGGGGGGGGGYGGGGGGRSSGGGGRSRGGSGGGGGGYSGGGGRY; from the coding sequence ATGAAGCTCTTTATTGGAAATATCGCTTACGCATCTTCAGAGGAATCTCTGAATGCGTTTTTTGAAGAATTCGGACCACTACGGTCTGTTAAGATCGCTACCGATCGTGAGACCGGAAGGTCACGTGGTTTCGGTTTCATCGAGATCGATGACGATGCTCAGGCTCGTGCAGCTATGGAGGCTCGTAACGGAGCTACCCTAGACGGCAAGCAGCTCGTTGTTAACGAGGCTCGCCCTCGTGAGGATCGCCCACGTTCAGATCGCGGCGGAAGCGGCGGTGGATACGGCGGCGGCGGCGGCGGTGGTGGCGGATACGGCGGCGGTGGCGGTGGACGCTCATCCGGCGGCGGCGGACGCTCACGTGGCGGCAGCGGCGGCGGCGGTGGTGGATATTCAGGTGGTGGCGGACGGTACTAA
- a CDS encoding rhodanese-like domain-containing protein — protein MSAQGVSIAAFYKFVAFTTEQVQTVKEALEGFAKARGLRGLIVLGGEGLNATVAGEPGVIRDLKALVCELVSDPELQFKDSQADKLPFARFKVDLRAEIITTKDPLLSAQGLQTPQTSQVPQTSQTSQVSQVPQGTHLTPSEWHQMMESDPDVVVVDTRNDYETEIGVFEGALDPKIKKFSEFKEFVERDGLPKHKKLLMYCTGGIRCEKAVPDVQRLGYENVYQLQGGILRYLEEYPEGFFKGECFVFDHRVAVDNKLQPSKLYKLCPHCGNPGQESLSCVNCGEGAIICHRCMPQSERNTCSKNCAYHAKVKSSKAP, from the coding sequence ATGAGCGCACAAGGGGTATCGATAGCGGCATTTTATAAGTTCGTCGCGTTCACTACTGAGCAGGTGCAAACGGTTAAGGAGGCGCTTGAGGGCTTCGCTAAGGCGCGTGGTCTAAGGGGCTTGATTGTTTTAGGGGGCGAGGGGCTAAACGCAACCGTTGCTGGAGAGCCTGGTGTTATCCGCGACCTAAAGGCTCTGGTGTGTGAGTTAGTTTCCGATCCGGAGCTTCAGTTTAAAGACTCCCAGGCCGATAAGTTGCCGTTTGCCCGTTTTAAGGTCGATCTTCGTGCGGAGATTATAACAACTAAGGACCCACTACTCTCTGCGCAGGGCTTGCAGACACCGCAGACCTCGCAGGTCCCGCAGACCTCGCAGACCTCGCAGGTCTCGCAGGTCCCGCAGGGTACTCATCTGACTCCTAGTGAGTGGCATCAGATGATGGAGTCTGATCCAGATGTTGTTGTGGTTGATACCCGTAACGACTATGAGACAGAGATCGGAGTATTCGAGGGGGCGTTAGACCCAAAGATTAAGAAGTTTAGTGAATTTAAAGAGTTCGTTGAGCGTGATGGGCTACCTAAGCATAAGAAGCTCCTTATGTATTGTACCGGAGGTATTCGGTGTGAGAAGGCTGTACCTGATGTACAGCGGCTAGGATACGAGAATGTTTATCAGTTACAGGGCGGAATACTGCGCTACCTAGAGGAGTATCCGGAGGGGTTCTTTAAGGGGGAGTGCTTCGTGTTTGATCACCGCGTTGCGGTAGATAATAAGCTCCAACCATCAAAGCTCTATAAGCTCTGTCCACATTGCGGTAATCCGGGCCAGGAGTCGCTCTCTTGTGTTAATTGCGGTGAGGGGGCGATTATCTGTCACCGTTGCATGCCGCAGAGCGAGCGCAACACCTGCTCAAAGAACTGCGCGTATCATGCTAAGGTTAAAAGCAGCAAGGCCCCATAG